In Arthrobacter sp. CJ23, the genomic window AACTGGACCTGCTCATGGGGATCATCGCCAACACCATGGACCGCCTGGACGAGGACGAGAACATTTCCGTCCGCGCCATGGGTGCCCCGGAGCTCCTGCCCGACTACCTCGCCGAGCGCCTCAACAAGCTCACCGCCCGGACACCCATCCAGGAAAAGATCCACGTGAATGTCGCCGTCGGGTACGGCGGCCGGCGGGAAATCGTCGACGCCGTCCGGGAACTCCTGCACGAAGCCGCCGCCGAGGGGCGGGGCATGGCCGAGGTGGCCGATGCCCTGTCCGTGGACGACATCTCGCGCTTCCTGTACACGCGCGGGCAGCCCGATCCCGAACTGGTCATCCGGACCTCGGGTGAGCAGCGGCTTTCGGGCTTCCTGATGTGGCAGAGCGCCTACAGCGAGTTCTACTTCTGCGAAGCGCTGTGGCCGGCCTTCCGCAAAGTCGACTTCCTGAGGGCCCTCCGTGACTATGCCGGGCGCCAGCGGCGCTTCGGGGCGTAGGGCCGGGCGCCCTGTGAAATCCCGTTAACCCGGAATTCACCGCCTCGACACACGACAGGCCGCCGCGCCTACGCGGAAATGTAACCGCGCAGGAATACGTTAATCCCATTAGCAGGCAAACTGCCCGCTAATCGGGGAGGCCAGTAGATGGAGCGGATTTTCGCACCGAATACAGGGGAGGCCACGCCCGGCCTTCAGGCCGAACCGCCTCACCAATGAGCCGGGCGACCGCCCGGGGCTGGAGTCGATGTGGCTATTTCTGAGCAACTGCCCGTTGTCGTTTCAGACGAGGGAAGTTCAGCTACCTCTCACACCAAGCGGGCCTCAAAAGGGGCGCGGACAGCACCGTCCGCTGCGAGCCGCAGCTACGTAATTGACACGTCCGTCTTGCTTTCGGACCCGCATGCGCTGCTGCACTTCGCCGAGCACGAGGTGATTGTGCCGATCGTGGTCATTACCGAACTGGAAGGCAAACGCCATGATCCGGAACTGGGGTACTTTGCCCGCAAGGCGCTCCGCCTCCTGGACGACCTGAGGATCGAACACGGCGGCCTCGACCACCCCATACCGCTCGGCGGCGATGGCGGACACCTGCGCGTCGAGATGAACCACATCTCCACCGAGGTCCTGCCCGCAGGATTCCGCGGCGGCGACAATGACAGCCGCATCCTGGCCGTCGCCAAGAACCTGGCCAACGAGGGCCACAACGTCACGGTGGTGTCCAAGGACCTGCCGATGCGCGTCAAGGCCTCGGCCATGGGCCTGCACGCAGACGAATACCGCAACGAACTGGTCAAGGACTCGGGCTGGACCGGCATGGCTGAAGTGGAAGCCAACGAGGAG contains:
- a CDS encoding isoprenyl transferase yields the protein MELPGFLYGFYERKLARSLDPQRIPRHIGVMVDGNRRWARQFNAPTSQGHQAGADKIHEFLGWCQELGVKVVTLYMLSTDNMSRSGEELDLLMGIIANTMDRLDEDENISVRAMGAPELLPDYLAERLNKLTARTPIQEKIHVNVAVGYGGRREIVDAVRELLHEAAAEGRGMAEVADALSVDDISRFLYTRGQPDPELVIRTSGEQRLSGFLMWQSAYSEFYFCEALWPAFRKVDFLRALRDYAGRQRRFGA